Genomic window (Candidatus Obscuribacterales bacterium):
GAGTGTTGACCCCTAGCGAACTCCAACAGCCCACGGATGCGGCAGAGGATACCCTACATGCTGCCGATGGGCTAGTTTCCGATGGCGACACTCAGTCGTTGTGGGTGTGTAGTGCCGATTGTGTGCCGGTGTTGATTGGCGATCGCCACACGGGACAGGTGGCGGCCATTCATGCGGGCTGGCGCGGTACGGCGGCGCGAATTGTGCCCCAAGCGATCGCCCGCCTGCAGTCTCAAGGCAGCCGTCTAGCAGATTTGCAGGTGGCCATGGGGCCAGCGATCGCTGGCGAGGTGTATCAAGTGTCTAAAACCGTAGCAGCGGAACTGGGTGAAAGCTTAACGGAGCAGCCCCAGGGTTCTGCTACTGAATCCCCCGAGTCGATCGAGAGCGTACTCCAGAAACTACAGAACTTACCCAATCCGCCTATCTACCCCGATGAGCATCCAGAGCGGGTGCGGATTGATGTGCGGCGCATTAACCAACTGCAGCTAGAGCATCTGGGCTTGGAGCCTCAGCAGGTGGCGATCGCTCCCCACTGCACCTATCAAAGTCCCCAAGACTTCTTTTCCTACCGCCGCACGAAGCAAAAGC
Coding sequences:
- the pgeF gene encoding peptidoglycan editing factor PgeF; amino-acid sequence: MQTWQWTTWGDRRYLTCSLLAPWRHGFFTQQFWPQLPQDLVQVLHPHAQVNRVKQVHGNRVLTPSELQQPTDAAEDTLHAADGLVSDGDTQSLWVCSADCVPVLIGDRHTGQVAAIHAGWRGTAARIVPQAIARLQSQGSRLADLQVAMGPAIAGEVYQVSKTVAAELGESLTEQPQGSATESPESIESVLQKLQNLPNPPIYPDEHPERVRIDVRRINQLQLEHLGLEPQQVAIAPHCTYQSPQDFFSYRRTKQKQVQWSGILSAST